Proteins encoded by one window of bacterium:
- a CDS encoding archease, translated as MSTPSSGFEPIDHTADVGYRLYAATLPELFIVAARALFDAITELETVRPAFTRAIHATAGDVEALLVAWLSELNFCCLHGLEVFSQFEIKRFSPTALSALAHGEKIDLQRHEIRTEIKAVTYHGLHVRETVAGWEAQVIFDV; from the coding sequence ATGTCAACACCCTCTTCCGGCTTCGAGCCGATTGATCACACCGCGGACGTCGGCTACCGCCTCTACGCCGCCACCCTGCCGGAGCTGTTCATTGTTGCGGCGCGCGCGCTGTTCGACGCCATTACCGAATTGGAAACGGTGCGGCCCGCCTTTACGCGCGCGATTCACGCAACCGCCGGCGATGTGGAAGCGCTGCTGGTGGCGTGGCTGTCCGAATTGAATTTCTGCTGCCTCCACGGCCTGGAAGTCTTTTCACAATTCGAGATCAAACGGTTTTCTCCCACCGCTCTCTCCGCCCTGGCCCACGGTGAAAAGATCGATTTGCAACGCCACGAAATCAGAACCGAAATCAAAGCGGTGACCTATCACGGCCTGCACGTGCGCGAAACCGTTGCCGGCTGGGAGGCGCAGGTGATTTTTGATGTGTGA
- a CDS encoding nicotinate phosphoribosyltransferase: MFHLASAEDILSGQVTDVYFERTRHMLTELGKDAHVAVEFILKKFPRPNNWGIFAGLEEAMTILKRLPVSVDGLPEGSLFFEDEPVLTIEGRYLDFGPYETALLGLLSQATGVATRAARCKKAAAGRPVISFGARRMHPAIAPMIERNAFIGGCDGVASVAAAQLLNIKPSGTTPHAFILLVGDTVAAAQAFDQHIEPEVPRAILIDTFNDEKFEALRVAEALGEHLAYIRLDTPSNRRGDFVSLAREIRWELDLRGYNHVKIFLSGGIDEEKILQYNVIADAYGVGTAISNAPVMDFAMDIVEIDGKPIAKRGKKSGRKHLWHNRKTGERIVQPVAHEINGDMEPLFVQMMRAGKLLYKPQPPTEIRKYVLQQLERVELSGI; this comes from the coding sequence ATGTTTCACCTCGCCTCCGCCGAAGACATTCTCTCCGGCCAGGTTACCGACGTTTACTTCGAGCGTACCCGGCACATGCTCACCGAGCTGGGCAAGGATGCGCACGTCGCGGTTGAATTCATTCTGAAAAAATTTCCCCGGCCCAACAACTGGGGCATCTTCGCCGGCCTGGAGGAGGCGATGACGATTCTCAAGCGGCTGCCGGTGTCGGTTGACGGGCTGCCGGAAGGGTCGCTGTTTTTCGAAGACGAGCCGGTGCTCACCATCGAGGGCCGCTATCTCGACTTCGGGCCTTATGAAACCGCGCTGCTCGGCCTGCTCAGCCAGGCCACCGGCGTGGCCACGCGCGCGGCGCGCTGCAAGAAAGCCGCGGCCGGCCGGCCGGTGATCAGCTTCGGCGCGCGGCGCATGCATCCCGCCATCGCGCCCATGATCGAGCGCAATGCCTTCATCGGCGGCTGCGACGGCGTGGCCTCGGTGGCGGCGGCGCAGTTGCTCAACATCAAGCCCTCGGGCACGACGCCGCATGCCTTCATTTTGCTGGTGGGCGATACCGTGGCCGCGGCGCAGGCGTTTGACCAGCACATCGAGCCGGAAGTGCCGCGCGCGATTCTCATCGACACCTTCAACGACGAAAAATTCGAAGCCCTGCGCGTCGCCGAGGCGCTCGGCGAGCATCTCGCCTACATCCGGCTGGATACGCCCAGCAACCGCCGCGGTGACTTTGTCAGCCTGGCGCGCGAGATCCGCTGGGAGCTCGATCTGCGCGGCTACAATCATGTGAAGATTTTTCTTTCCGGCGGCATCGATGAGGAGAAGATCCTGCAATACAACGTCATCGCCGATGCCTACGGCGTCGGCACCGCGATTTCCAACGCGCCGGTGATGGACTTTGCCATGGACATCGTCGAGATCGACGGCAAGCCCATTGCCAAGCGCGGCAAGAAATCCGGCCGCAAGCATCTTTGGCACAATCGCAAAACCGGCGAGCGCATCGTGCAGCCGGTGGCGCATGAAATCAACGGCGACATGGAACCGCTCTTCGTCCAAATGATGCGCGCCGGCAAACTGCTGTACAAGCCGCAGCCGCCCACCGAGATTCGCAAGTACGTTCTGCAGCAATTGGAGCGGGTGGAGCTGTCCGGCATCTGA
- a CDS encoding isochorismatase: MTQTELAIPPHFNPETVGEVWRVPYQDRALSAEAWARQHNLLPASHDRFRICLLPVDVQNTFCIPGFELYVGGRSGRGAVEDNRRLCEFIYRNLHRLTQICPTMDTHQAMQIFHAIFLVNERGEHPAPYTLIAAEDVAQGKWRFNPAVADNLHLDVLEGQRYLQHYVAALQRGDKYALTIWPYHAMLGGIGHALVSAVEEAIFFHSIVRRSQPDFQVKGNNPLTENYSVLRPEVLSGPGGKTIAHKNTRLINKLLEFDLVIIAGQAKSHCVAWTIADLLNEMVVTDPTLARKVYLLEDCTSPVVVPGAIDYTEEADAAFRRFAQAGMHVVRSTDPIATWPGIAQ, from the coding sequence ATGACTCAAACAGAACTTGCCATTCCGCCGCATTTCAATCCGGAAACCGTCGGTGAAGTTTGGCGTGTGCCCTATCAAGACCGCGCCCTGAGCGCCGAAGCTTGGGCGCGGCAGCACAACCTCCTGCCGGCGTCGCATGACCGTTTTCGCATCTGCTTGTTGCCGGTGGACGTGCAGAACACCTTCTGCATCCCCGGCTTTGAGTTGTATGTCGGCGGCCGGTCGGGCCGGGGCGCAGTGGAAGACAACCGCCGCCTGTGCGAATTCATCTATCGCAACTTGCATCGCCTCACGCAAATCTGCCCCACCATGGATACGCACCAGGCCATGCAGATCTTTCATGCGATTTTTTTGGTGAATGAGCGCGGTGAGCATCCCGCGCCTTACACCTTGATTGCCGCCGAAGACGTCGCGCAAGGCAAGTGGCGATTCAATCCCGCGGTGGCGGACAATCTCCATCTCGACGTGCTGGAGGGGCAGCGGTATCTGCAGCATTATGTCGCCGCGCTGCAGCGCGGCGACAAATACGCGCTGACCATCTGGCCTTACCACGCGATGCTGGGCGGCATCGGCCATGCCCTGGTTTCCGCGGTCGAGGAGGCCATCTTCTTTCACAGCATAGTGCGCCGCAGCCAGCCGGATTTTCAAGTGAAGGGCAACAATCCCCTCACCGAAAATTACTCCGTGTTGCGGCCCGAGGTGCTGAGCGGCCCCGGCGGCAAAACCATTGCCCATAAAAACACGCGGCTGATCAACAAGCTGCTGGAGTTCGATCTGGTCATCATCGCCGGCCAAGCCAAGAGCCATTGCGTGGCGTGGACCATCGCGGATTTGCTCAATGAAATGGTGGTCACCGATCCCACGCTGGCGCGAAAAGTCTACTTGCTGGAAGATTGCACCTCGCCGGTGGTGGTGCCGGGCGCGATCGATTACACCGAAGAGGCGGACGCCGCCTTCCGCAGGTTCGCGCAAGCCGGCATGCACGTCGTACGCTCCACTGATCCGATTGCGACCTGGCCGGGGATTGCCCAGTGA
- a CDS encoding sodium:solute symporter, translating to MGSVHVVDVLIIVGYFALMLAIGYWAFRKGKEESADYFLAGRDVGWLVVGASLFASNIGSEHLVGLAGSGAAGGLAVGHFEWLACLILLLLGWLFVPFYLRSGVYTMPEFLEQRYNAAARWYLASVSIVGYVLTKISVTLYAGAVVIRELTGMDMLASALALVIITGIYTIAGGLRAVVYTEVIQTFVLILGSVTLTFLGIAEIGGWQSLTAKLPADFFSMWKPVSHPDFPWTGIIFGAPILGLWYWCTDQYIVQRVLAARNLEEARRGTIFAGFLKILPVFIFVLPGMIAVALFSDITSATADRAFPTLVTRILPIGLKGLVIAGLLAALMSSLSSVFNSCSTLITWDLYKKLHPSATERRLVMVGRLATGVLVVLGLLWVPFMKYISSQLYIYLQSVQAYIAPPIAACFLFGLFITRLNGIGAMTSLVSGFVLGALRLVLELVNGTDKTGLADGTLWAWIAEINFLHFAVLLFVICTVILIGVSLATKPPAAGQIAGLTFATAPASDRTAAAGAGMKKQHQINLILSLVLAAVIGVLWIIFA from the coding sequence ATGGGATCTGTGCACGTTGTCGATGTGCTCATCATTGTCGGCTACTTTGCCCTTATGCTGGCGATCGGGTACTGGGCATTCCGCAAAGGCAAGGAGGAAAGCGCGGACTACTTTCTCGCCGGCCGAGACGTCGGCTGGCTGGTAGTCGGCGCCAGCTTGTTCGCTTCCAACATCGGCAGCGAGCATCTGGTGGGATTGGCGGGCTCCGGCGCTGCCGGCGGCTTGGCGGTCGGCCACTTTGAGTGGCTGGCCTGCCTCATTTTGCTGCTGTTGGGCTGGCTGTTCGTGCCCTTCTACTTGCGCAGCGGCGTGTACACCATGCCCGAGTTTCTCGAACAGCGCTACAACGCTGCAGCGCGCTGGTATCTGGCCTCGGTGTCGATCGTCGGCTACGTGCTCACCAAGATCAGCGTCACTCTGTATGCCGGTGCCGTGGTGATTCGCGAATTGACCGGCATGGACATGCTGGCCAGCGCCCTCGCCCTGGTGATCATCACCGGCATCTATACCATCGCCGGCGGCCTGCGCGCCGTGGTGTACACCGAGGTGATTCAAACCTTCGTGCTGATTCTCGGTTCGGTCACGCTCACGTTCTTGGGGATCGCCGAAATCGGCGGCTGGCAAAGCCTGACTGCCAAGCTGCCCGCAGATTTCTTCTCGATGTGGAAACCGGTGAGCCACCCGGATTTTCCCTGGACCGGCATCATTTTCGGCGCGCCCATTCTGGGCTTGTGGTATTGGTGCACGGATCAATACATCGTGCAACGAGTGCTCGCGGCGCGCAACCTCGAAGAGGCGCGGCGGGGCACGATCTTCGCCGGCTTCCTGAAGATCCTGCCGGTGTTCATCTTCGTGCTGCCCGGCATGATTGCGGTGGCGCTTTTCAGTGACATCACCTCGGCGACTGCCGACCGCGCCTTTCCCACGCTGGTCACGCGCATCCTGCCCATCGGATTGAAGGGCCTGGTCATCGCCGGCTTGCTGGCCGCGCTGATGAGCTCGCTCAGCTCGGTGTTCAACTCGTGCTCGACGCTCATCACCTGGGATCTCTACAAGAAACTGCATCCCAGCGCCACCGAGCGCCGGCTGGTCATGGTCGGCCGCCTCGCCACCGGCGTGCTGGTGGTGCTCGGGCTGCTGTGGGTGCCGTTCATGAAATACATCTCCTCCCAGTTGTACATTTATCTGCAAAGCGTGCAGGCTTACATCGCGCCGCCGATTGCCGCCTGCTTTCTTTTCGGCCTGTTCATCACGCGGCTGAACGGCATCGGCGCAATGACTTCGCTGGTGAGCGGCTTCGTGCTCGGTGCGTTGCGGCTGGTTCTGGAGCTGGTCAACGGCACCGACAAGACTGGGCTGGCGGACGGCACGCTCTGGGCGTGGATCGCGGAGATCAATTTTCTGCATTTCGCCGTGCTGCTGTTCGTGATCTGCACCGTCATCCTCATCGGCGTCAGCCTTGCAACCAAGCCACCGGCGGCCGGGCAGATTGCCGGTTTGACTTTTGCCACCGCGCCGGCATCGGACCGCACCGCGGCCGCGGGCGCCGGCATGAAAAAGCAGCATCAGATCAACCTCATCCTGTCGCTGGTTCTGGCTGCTGTCATTGGCGTGTTGTGGATCATCTTCGCCTAG
- a CDS encoding proline dehydrogenase family protein — translation MDVFNRLVVMALPLVPKPLVRRVSSRYIAGDKIEDAVRTVRELNRRGMMATLDILGEHISLRPEAIANADNYLQALETIAREKLDSNISIKLTAFGLKLDFDFCVENVRRVVQRAKDLGNSVRLDMEDSSCTTDTLRVYDLLRREFSNVGTVIQAYLRRSLQDVRQLVAEGKPTNLRLCKGIYVEPRNIAYKNRELINKNFTYLLHEMLRNGAYVGIATHDERLVWDGMRLVDELKLPPTAYEFQMLLGVDEELRDVIVNAGHRLRIYVPFGRQWYAYSVRRLQENPQIAGYVVQNFLGLKST, via the coding sequence GTGGATGTGTTCAACCGGCTGGTAGTGATGGCGCTGCCGTTGGTGCCCAAGCCCCTGGTGCGCCGCGTCTCGAGCCGTTACATTGCCGGCGACAAGATTGAAGATGCCGTGCGCACGGTGCGCGAGCTCAACCGGCGCGGCATGATGGCGACCCTCGACATTCTCGGCGAGCACATTTCGTTGCGCCCGGAGGCAATTGCCAACGCCGATAATTATCTGCAAGCCCTGGAAACCATCGCTCGCGAAAAGCTCGACAGCAACATCTCCATCAAGTTGACGGCGTTCGGCCTGAAGCTGGATTTTGATTTCTGCGTGGAAAACGTCCGGCGCGTGGTGCAGCGGGCGAAGGACCTGGGTAATTCCGTCCGCCTCGACATGGAGGATTCCTCCTGCACCACCGACACGCTGCGCGTGTATGACCTGCTGCGCCGGGAGTTCAGCAACGTCGGCACCGTGATCCAGGCTTATCTGCGGCGCTCGCTGCAGGACGTGCGCCAGTTGGTCGCGGAGGGCAAGCCCACCAACCTGCGCTTGTGCAAAGGCATCTACGTCGAGCCGCGCAACATTGCCTACAAAAACCGCGAGTTGATCAACAAGAACTTCACCTACCTTTTGCACGAGATGTTGCGCAACGGTGCCTACGTCGGCATTGCCACGCATGACGAACGGCTGGTGTGGGACGGCATGCGCCTGGTGGATGAACTCAAACTGCCACCCACCGCCTACGAATTCCAAATGCTGCTGGGCGTCGATGAGGAACTGCGCGACGTCATCGTGAATGCGGGCCATCGGCTGCGCATCTACGTGCCCTTCGGCCGGCAATGGTACGCCTATTCCGTGCGCCGGCTGCAGGAAAATCCCCAAATCGCCGGCTATGTCGTGCAGAACTTTCTCGGATTGAAATCCACCTGA
- a CDS encoding D-glycerate dehydrogenase, translating into MKIYVTRPIPQIGLDLLRAAYPDFAMNTEDRVLTRDELLAKVKGLDGLLSLLTDRIDGELLDAAGPQLKIVANHAVGFDNVDLAAATARGVLITNTPGVLTEATADHAWALLFAVARRIPESERFLRAGKFKGWGPLMFLGGDVTGRTLGVVGAGRIGHAMALRSRGFEMRVLYADESTNPVLEQEIGARRVELAELLRESDFVSLHVPLLPGTRHLINAETLRQMKPSAYLINTSRGPVVDEAALAAALRQGVLAGAALDVFENEPAVHPDLLALENVVLTPHTASATIATRGKMASMAANNLIAGLRGQQPPNLVNVEVWGKQRK; encoded by the coding sequence ATGAAAATCTACGTAACGCGACCCATTCCTCAAATTGGTCTCGACCTTCTGCGTGCGGCTTATCCGGACTTCGCGATGAACACCGAAGATCGCGTGCTCACCCGCGACGAGCTGCTAGCCAAGGTGAAGGGCCTCGACGGCCTGCTTTCGCTGCTCACCGACCGCATCGATGGCGAGCTGCTGGACGCCGCCGGCCCGCAGCTCAAAATTGTGGCAAATCATGCCGTCGGTTTCGACAATGTCGATCTCGCGGCTGCCACCGCACGCGGTGTGTTGATCACCAACACGCCGGGGGTGTTGACCGAAGCCACCGCGGATCACGCCTGGGCTTTGCTGTTTGCGGTTGCTCGCCGCATTCCCGAGTCCGAGCGTTTCCTGCGCGCGGGCAAGTTCAAGGGCTGGGGCCCGCTCATGTTTCTCGGCGGCGATGTCACCGGCCGCACGCTCGGCGTGGTCGGCGCGGGCCGCATTGGCCATGCCATGGCGCTGCGCAGCCGCGGCTTCGAGATGCGGGTGCTGTACGCGGATGAGTCGACCAATCCGGTGCTGGAGCAGGAGATCGGCGCCCGCCGGGTCGAGCTTGCGGAGCTCTTGCGTGAATCGGACTTTGTCTCTTTGCACGTGCCGCTGCTCCCCGGCACGCGCCATCTGATCAACGCCGAAACGCTGCGCCAGATGAAGCCCTCGGCTTATCTGATCAACACCAGCCGTGGCCCGGTGGTGGACGAGGCGGCGCTGGCGGCGGCGTTGCGGCAGGGCGTGCTCGCGGGCGCCGCCCTGGATGTCTTCGAAAACGAGCCCGCAGTTCATCCCGATCTGCTGGCGCTCGAAAATGTGGTCTTGACCCCGCACACTGCCAGCGCCACCATTGCCACCCGCGGAAAAATGGCGAGCATGGCGGCCAACAATCTCATCGCCGGTTTGCGCGGCCAACAGCCGCCGAATCTGGTGAATGTTGAGGTGTGGGGCAAACAGCGCAAGTGA
- a CDS encoding CoA-binding protein, giving the protein MAWHDFIIDDDNVIRGILKNSHVIAVVGIKDESRLHEAAHSVPAYLHSRGYKIIPVNPRYESVFGIRCVAALEEIAEPVDIVQIFRAPKNVMPHALQALQMKSKPKVFWMQTGIRHQEAAHKLAAAGIQVVQDHCMYMDHLRLLRAAA; this is encoded by the coding sequence ATGGCTTGGCATGACTTCATCATCGATGATGACAATGTGATTCGGGGCATTCTCAAGAACAGCCACGTCATTGCCGTGGTTGGCATCAAGGACGAAAGCCGGCTCCACGAAGCGGCGCACAGTGTTCCCGCCTATTTGCATTCCCGCGGTTACAAGATCATTCCCGTGAATCCTCGTTATGAATCGGTGTTTGGCATTCGCTGTGTCGCCGCGTTGGAGGAGATTGCCGAACCGGTTGACATTGTGCAGATCTTTCGTGCGCCTAAAAACGTCATGCCGCACGCGCTGCAGGCGCTGCAGATGAAGTCAAAACCCAAGGTGTTTTGGATGCAGACCGGCATTCGCCATCAGGAGGCGGCTCACAAGCTCGCCGCCGCCGGCATCCAGGTGGTGCAGGATCACTGCATGTACATGGATCATCTGCGCCTGCTGCGGGCCGCGGCCTGA
- a CDS encoding DUF488 family protein: MIQCKSIYAQRQAGDGQRVFVDRLWPEGVSTRAGAVSQWLQELAPSYELWRHGYDLDQWPQYRQRYRAELSARDKRPLLERLQQMAREGPLTLLYGTSDAQRNNAVIIKELLESWQG, encoded by the coding sequence ATGATCCAATGCAAGAGCATTTACGCGCAGCGGCAGGCCGGGGACGGCCAGCGTGTCTTCGTCGACCGGCTGTGGCCGGAGGGCGTCAGCACGCGCGCGGGCGCGGTGTCGCAATGGCTGCAGGAACTCGCCCCCTCCTATGAATTGTGGCGGCACGGCTATGATCTCGACCAATGGCCGCAATACCGCCAACGCTACCGCGCCGAGCTGAGCGCCAGGGACAAGCGGCCGCTGCTCGAGCGGCTGCAGCAGATGGCGCGTGAGGGCCCGTTGACGTTGTTGTACGGCACCTCGGATGCGCAGCGCAACAATGCAGTGATCATCAAGGAGCTGTTGGAGAGCTGGCAGGGCTGA
- a CDS encoding ubiquinol-cytochrome c reductase iron-sulfur subunit encodes MTRRTFFDRIFAAIFGGTGLAFVGSALAYLYPNKNFISGTRQFSNMAGQPILEKEIGEGQFKSGVALGSPAIVYRQNGELIALSAVCTHLGCTVSHLAEEQIFRCPCHGGEYDLDGSVLDGPPPRPLPRLNVKVENGRILLS; translated from the coding sequence ATGACCAGACGCACCTTCTTCGACAGAATTTTCGCCGCCATTTTTGGAGGAACCGGTCTCGCCTTCGTGGGATCGGCACTCGCCTACCTCTATCCCAACAAAAACTTCATCAGCGGCACACGCCAATTCTCCAACATGGCCGGCCAGCCCATCCTGGAAAAAGAAATCGGCGAAGGCCAGTTCAAAAGCGGCGTCGCGCTCGGCTCGCCGGCCATCGTCTACCGCCAAAACGGCGAATTGATCGCACTCTCCGCGGTCTGCACGCACCTCGGCTGCACGGTTTCCCATCTCGCAGAAGAGCAGATATTCCGCTGCCCGTGCCATGGCGGTGAGTATGATCTCGACGGCAGCGTGCTCGACGGTCCGCCGCCCCGGCCGCTGCCACGCCTGAACGTCAAAGTCGAGAACGGTAGAATCCTGCTGTCATGA
- a CDS encoding cytochrome bc complex cytochrome b subunit: MAVKSWLAERLPLEFVRRFALEQLSEPQPRHVNWLHTLGFTALLLFLAQLGTGLLLLFYYKPGAQTAYSSVQFITEKVTLGWFIRQMHVWGATFIVITVLLHLLRVYFSGAYKQPRELTWMAGMGLLLITLLFTLTGYLLPWDQVAYWGTVVATDSTKEVPLLGPYLLELVRGGETVSDLTLTRFFALHVTLLPLALLALLALHLFLVRYHRIAPLTRTDQPQPSDEQLRAEGARPYYPDHFKREVLIAYSALALLVVVALCSKPHLGAAANPLVTPTGIKPEWYFLPVYQSLKYVPGWLGVLGNGALVLFLLVLPLLDRNPERHPRRRKLATWAGILFLAGGLVLGILGHLSDTTREIFGRKVHFNNQGMPHVVPEDDPSQP; the protein is encoded by the coding sequence ATGGCTGTGAAATCCTGGCTGGCTGAAAGACTGCCGCTTGAATTCGTTCGCCGCTTCGCGCTCGAACAACTTTCCGAGCCGCAACCCCGTCACGTCAACTGGCTGCATACGTTGGGATTCACTGCGCTGCTGCTGTTCCTGGCGCAGCTCGGCACTGGCCTGCTGTTGCTGTTCTACTACAAGCCCGGCGCGCAAACCGCCTACAGCAGCGTGCAATTCATCACCGAAAAAGTGACACTCGGCTGGTTCATCCGGCAGATGCACGTGTGGGGCGCGACCTTCATCGTCATCACGGTGCTGCTGCACCTGCTGCGCGTGTACTTCTCCGGCGCGTACAAGCAGCCGAGGGAATTGACCTGGATGGCGGGCATGGGACTGTTGCTCATCACCCTGCTGTTCACGCTCACCGGCTATCTCCTGCCCTGGGATCAAGTGGCCTATTGGGGCACGGTGGTCGCCACCGACAGCACCAAGGAAGTGCCGCTGCTCGGGCCATACCTGCTCGAACTGGTGCGCGGCGGCGAAACGGTGAGCGACTTGACGCTCACGCGCTTCTTCGCGCTGCATGTCACGCTGCTGCCCCTGGCCCTGCTCGCACTGCTGGCGTTGCACTTGTTCCTGGTGCGCTATCATCGCATCGCGCCGTTGACGCGCACCGATCAACCGCAGCCGAGCGATGAACAACTGCGCGCCGAGGGCGCCCGGCCTTATTATCCCGATCACTTCAAACGCGAGGTGCTGATCGCCTACAGCGCGCTCGCCTTGCTGGTGGTGGTTGCCCTCTGCAGCAAGCCGCATCTCGGCGCAGCCGCCAATCCGCTGGTCACACCCACGGGCATCAAACCGGAGTGGTATTTCCTGCCGGTGTATCAAAGCTTGAAATACGTGCCCGGCTGGCTGGGCGTGTTGGGCAATGGCGCGCTCGTGCTCTTCCTGCTGGTTTTGCCCCTGCTCGATCGCAACCCGGAGCGCCACCCGCGGCGCCGCAAGCTGGCCACCTGGGCGGGCATTCTCTTTCTTGCCGGCGGCCTGGTGCTTGGAATCCTCGGCCATCTCTCCGACACGACGCGCGAGATTTTCGGCAGAAAGGTGCATTTCAACAACCAAGGCATGCCGCACGTGGTGCCAGAGGACGACCCGTCGCAGCCATGA
- a CDS encoding DinB family protein: MNQKTMSSSLEFILAIIDQAYDHKSWHGTNLRGAIRGLSAKTAAWRPHPKRHNIWEIVTHAAYWKYAVRRRLLGEARGSFPLKGSNWFVRPQELTEAAWKADLKLLEETHQALRAAIAGLAPSRLQEIPPGSKLNNFTVLTGIAAHDLYHAGQIQLLKRLAAKR, encoded by the coding sequence ATGAACCAGAAAACCATGTCCTCTTCCCTCGAATTCATTCTGGCGATCATCGACCAGGCCTACGATCACAAATCGTGGCACGGCACCAACCTGCGCGGCGCCATTCGGGGACTTTCCGCCAAAACCGCAGCGTGGCGGCCCCATCCCAAACGCCACAACATTTGGGAGATTGTCACGCATGCGGCCTACTGGAAATATGCCGTGCGCCGCCGGCTGTTGGGCGAAGCGCGCGGCTCGTTTCCTCTGAAAGGATCCAACTGGTTCGTGCGGCCGCAAGAGTTGACCGAAGCCGCCTGGAAAGCCGACCTCAAACTGCTGGAGGAGACGCACCAGGCGCTGCGCGCCGCCATTGCCGGCCTCGCCCCCTCCCGGCTCCAGGAAATTCCGCCGGGAAGCAAGCTCAACAACTTCACCGTGCTCACCGGCATTGCGGCGCATGATCTCTATCACGCCGGGCAGATTCAATTGCTGAAGCGCCTGGCGGCCAAGCGCTGA
- a CDS encoding BMP family protein yields the protein MKRWSIPGLLCGMTAVMLLMVGCQSQPASQAAFRAALLSPGPVSDAGWNASAYEGLLRIRGELNAEISQIEVKTPAQFEQGFRDYASRGFNIVFGHGFEFQDAAAAVAPDFPNTVFITSSGTTVRPNVAPMVFEIEQATYLMGVMAAMMSKSGKAGCVGGMEIPSVKSGFQALAAGAKSVKPDFVVVQSFIGNWEDVGAAKEATLALIDQGADFIFQNADAAGLGVFQAAQERRGVYAFGSNKNQNEVAPQVILASAVLDVPQAFLNVARAVKEKTFKAEIMRMGMKENVVALVLNPALQGAIPAAVAARVEEVKQGILAGQVTVPMGF from the coding sequence ATGAAACGATGGTCAATACCCGGCTTGCTTTGCGGAATGACGGCAGTGATGCTGCTCATGGTTGGTTGCCAATCGCAGCCCGCCTCGCAGGCGGCGTTTCGCGCTGCGTTGCTTTCCCCCGGCCCGGTAAGCGACGCCGGCTGGAATGCCAGCGCCTACGAGGGCCTGCTGCGCATTCGCGGCGAGTTGAACGCGGAGATTTCGCAAATCGAAGTGAAGACCCCCGCACAGTTCGAACAGGGTTTTCGTGATTATGCCAGCCGCGGCTTCAACATTGTGTTCGGCCACGGCTTCGAGTTTCAAGACGCGGCGGCAGCCGTGGCCCCGGATTTCCCCAACACGGTTTTTATCACCAGCAGCGGCACCACCGTGCGGCCCAATGTCGCGCCCATGGTGTTTGAAATCGAGCAGGCGACCTACCTCATGGGCGTGATGGCGGCGATGATGTCGAAATCGGGCAAGGCCGGCTGTGTCGGCGGTATGGAAATCCCCTCGGTGAAGAGCGGATTTCAGGCGCTGGCGGCGGGCGCGAAATCCGTCAAGCCGGACTTCGTCGTGGTACAGAGTTTCATTGGCAACTGGGAGGACGTGGGCGCGGCCAAGGAAGCCACGCTGGCGTTGATCGACCAGGGCGCAGACTTCATTTTTCAAAATGCCGATGCCGCCGGACTGGGTGTGTTTCAAGCGGCGCAGGAACGCCGCGGCGTCTACGCTTTTGGCTCCAACAAGAATCAAAACGAGGTGGCGCCACAAGTGATCCTGGCGAGCGCGGTGCTGGACGTGCCGCAGGCTTTTCTCAACGTTGCCCGGGCGGTGAAGGAGAAAACTTTCAAAGCCGAAATCATGCGCATGGGAATGAAGGAAAACGTCGTTGCCCTCGTGCTCAACCCCGCCCTGCAAGGCGCGATTCCCGCCGCAGTGGCAGCCCGGGTGGAGGAAGTCAAACAAGGCATTCTGGCCGGGCAGGTGACCGTGCCCATGGGATTCTAA